CCCATAAGATCGAGTAGCCGTATAAGGTAAGTTCGGTCTCATCTTCAAACTTATAAATCCGTGGAACTTCTTGCTTTAGTTTGTGGTAGAGTTTGATTCGTTCCGCAATGGATAAATGATCGTTTTCTTTCAGTTTTTGGACGATCGATTGTTGTTTGAGTAAGCTATCCCCGGATTTTGGAGCCTCCGTTGTAGAAAGGGCTGGCTTATTCATCCAACATCCCATGAGTAAACTGCAACTTAATACGGGCAACCCTATAAACTTCAGACAGTTCTTTGGCATATTGCTTTTTGTCTAAAATTAAACTGCTGCAAGTTGTTTAGCTTTCTACCATTGTAAATAAAAGTAAATGAAATGTAAAAGATTGCGAACGCAACTTATTTCTTTGTCTTTGTTGGTCGCCTGACCAACAAAATTTACTTCAACAACAACTCCGCCATCACCGAAAAGTGGTCACTCGCAAATCGTCCCATCCATGTTTGTGAAATAGTAGCATGTGTTAATACCTTCCACCTGCCTTTCAGAAAAATATAGTCGATCGGCTTATCGTTGCGTTCTTTGTTTTGAAATGCATTGAACGTACCTGTTGGTCCGTAGTGTTGTGTTTGTGAAAGTTCTTTGCTGTCGGTCAAGCGAAGCGGATTGTTTTTATCAACGATCACCTGTATTGGTTCATCGGTTGGCTCTGCATTAAAATCACCCGTAATAACAGCAGGAGTGGAGCCGGCTATTTCGTTTACTTTTTGCAGTACGAGTTTTGCACTTTCTCTCCGTGCAATTTTTCCAACATGATCGAAATGTGTGTTGAAGGCAAAGAAGATCTTCTTTGAACGCTTGTCTTTAAACTTTGCCCATGTTACAATACGTGTAATGGCTGCATCCCAACCTTTGCTGCCTTTTACAGTTGTTGTTTCACTTAGCCAGAACATATCGGTAGCAAGCAATTGTAACCGTGTGCTGTCATAAAAAATAGCGGAGTATTCACCTTTTGTTTTTCCGTCATCACGTCCGCCGCCGGTGTATTTGAATTGTGGTAAACGTTGTTGCAGATCGATCATCTGATCGTGCAATGCTTCCTGCACACCCAATAATTCGATCTTATGAAATAATACCTGCGAAGCAACATGGTCTTTACGATAGGGCCATGCATTTAAACTGTCCGATGATGTGTTGAGCCGTATGTTAAACGTCATTACCCGTAACGCTTGTTGTGCCTGTAGTAATGATACACAAATGAAGGTTGTAACAACAAGTAAGGAGATTTTTTTCATGCTGCAATGTTAAGCAGCAGCAAGTTCCTTAATATCTTTTACTTCGAGCACTTGTTTTTTGTAGCCTTTTGTGCCGGCGTTGATCATGGCTTGTCCGATTTCTGTCAAACTCACCACGCCGTTTTTGCTGATGCGTTTTACAATCGGTAACAGCCACATAAAATAGTTGTACATCTTAATGGTGTTCTTCATTCCTTTGCCCGGCTCAATAATGCCCGGCCGGAAATTGTACACTTGTGCAAAGGGAAGTTTCATGAGATCGTTTTCTGTTTTACCTTTTACCCGTGCCCACATCAGGCGGCCTTTTTCACTGCTGTCGGTTCCTGCACCCGATACATAGCAAAAGGTCATGTTGCTGTTTTGCTTCGCTAATGTTTCAGCAACATGCAGGGTGAGTGTATAGGTTAAATGATAAAACTCTTCTTCTTTTTTGCCTACTGATGATACGCCTGCACAAAAGAAACAGGCATCGTATCCTTTCAATTGATCAGCAACAGGCGAGAGGTCGTGAAAATTGTTGTGCAATAGTTCTTTCAGCTTTGGATGTGTTATGCCGCAACTTTTCCTCCCCATCACCAATACTTCGGTTACGATGGTACTGTTAAGGCATTCGTGCAGCACGCCTTCACCCACCATTCCTGTAGCGCCTGTTATGATCACTTTTATATTTGATAAAATGCTTTGTTGCATGTTCGTTTTGTTTGTGAGTGAAAAATGATTTTGCTTTCTTCAAGTTACGGTTTCTCTGTAAAACGATTCAGCAGCAGCATTTACTTTTTATCGATCCGGATAAAAATAAAAAAGCCCTCCGGTTATCCGGAGGGCTTCTATTGATCCATAAAAATTTATTGGATTTGCATGTCTTCACCACCACCACCTTCACTGCGTGTGTTCTTACGCTTAAACAGCGATGCATCAAACTTACCAAAACGGTAGTTGAAGTTTAAACGTACAAACGAAGGATCTCTTCTTCTCCAGCTGTATTGCTCCAGAATACTTGATTGAGAAAATACATTATTTCTGCGTGTACTGAATACATCGCTCCAGTTCAAGGAAAAGGAAGCAGTATTTGCTTTGATCTTAAATTCTTTACGCAGGCCGAAATCAACATAGTAGTTATCATCGATATAACCTTGTGTAGTAGAAACAGGGCCGCCACCAAAGCCACCACCACCAAAGCCGCCACCACCACGACCACCACGGCCACCGCCAGATGATACCGGTAAGATAGAACGTGAATTATAATCGCCACTCAACTGCATGCTCCATCCTTTTCCTAAACGGAATGAGTTGTTTAATTTAACTGTATAGCTGGTACGCTCATTTTGAAGATCAGGGGAAATATCACTGCCATCAATCTTCGAATAATAAACGTTTACGTTGTAATTGATCTCCCACCATTTACTCACCGTGTTGCGGAACACCAATTCCACACCAGCAGCATAACTTCTGTTTGCATTTACCCATGTGGTAATATTTGCACTGTCTGTACTTTCACCCAATAAACCTTTGTACAAATATCTCGAGATAAGATTGTTGGTTTGCTTTCCAAACAAGGTAACCAATACTGTATTGTTCTTTTCGCCGTATGTTTTTTGATACGTTAATTCGAGTGAATTTGTAAACTCCGGTTTTAGATTTGGATTACCTGTTTGATAATTGAAGATATCGCTATAGTCGGTGTTCGGTAATAATTGGAAGAAGCTCGGACGGTTAATTCTACGGCTGTAGTTCAATTGAATATCCTGCTTTTCTGCAAGCGTTTTCGATAAAAAGATACTTGGGAAAAATGCTAACGGGAATTGATTTTGAAAGCGTCCGGGCTTGCCGATTTGTTCGCCGTCATATTTTGAACTTTCAACACGCAAACCAACCTGGTAGTTAAAGTCGGCTTTTTTAATTTTCTGCGAATAAGTTGCATAAGCAGCATGTACATAATCAACATATCTGAACTCATTGCTCAATGCAGCGTTTACAGGGCCACCATTAAATGAGTTGCGCTGGAAACTTTCGAAATAGCGGATTTGCGTACGTGCACCACCTTCAAACTTGATATTCTCATTGATGGGGTCAGCATAATCAACCTGCGCTACAACCAACGAGTTGTTACCTCCTGCGTTTATCGTTTGAACATCTTGTCTGTAAAGATTGGTCCAATCTTTATCAAACCATTTTGTGTCGTCAATTGATTGATCATTTTCACTGCGGCTCTTGTTATAATTTACATCAACAGTAAATTCTTTTCCGGCACGGGGAAAATTATGTTTGAAACTTGCTGACGCACCTGCATTACGGAAGGTGCTCGTTCCATTTGTTTCACGATAACTCCAAATAGTTTTTGGTGTGCTGTATGCTGAATCGTAGCGCAGATAGTCTTGATTCAACTGATCAAAATTACCGCCACCAAAGTTTCCCGAAATTGTAATCGTGTTTCTGTTATCAATTAAAAAGTCAAAACCCGCACGGCCAAAATTGAACATGCCTTCGCTAATGTTGCGGTTACGGGTAAAAATTGTGTTTGGAGTTTTGTCGCCAAAGTTGTTACGATCTGTTTCACCAAAGCCGATGCCTTTACGTTGATTTAAACCAATGTTTGCAAAGAAGTTTACTTTTCCCTGACGGATGTTGATATCTCCACCACCATTTACACGACCTCTCATATCTACACCTGCACGAACACTTCCGCTATAACCTACACGACGATTCTTCTTCAATACAATATTGATAATAGCTGATTGGCCACCACTTGCATCAAACTTGGCAGAAGGGTTGGTAATAAGCTCAATGCTTTGAATAGCATCAGCAGGTATCTGATCCAATGTTAATACTGTGGGCCGACCATCTACAAAAATTTGCGGAGCACTGTTACGCATGGTAATGTTTCCATCAATATCAACATTCACGGTAGGTACATTCCGCATTACATCCACACCGGTGCCACCTTGTGAAACAATATTCTTTTCTACATTAAATATTTTACGATCAATACCAAGTTGCAGTGTTGGCTTTTCAGCAGTAACAACTACTTCACTCAATTGCTGTACATCTGCTTCCAGTTTAATGTTGCCAAGATCTTTATCCATCTGCGCCATCATATCTTCTGGTGCGCCGCCCGGCTTTAAACCAAAGCTGATGGTTTGTTCAATGGTTTTGAAACCGATAGCTGTAATGTATAATTTATAGTTACCCATTGGGCTCAATCCTTCCAGACTGAAATCGCCATTGGCTTGCGTTAATTGCCCTGTTACCAACACGTCTTTTCTTGATTTGCTGGCAGTATCCATCCTGTTTTGATACAACTGAACCGAAACTGCATCGATTGGCTTGTTGGTTTTGGCTTCTACAATTTTTCCATAAAAGCGGCCAATGTTCATTTGTCCACCGCCCGGACGCCCGCCACCCGGAGCTTGTGCAACCAGTTGTATGCTAATAAATAAGGATAATACTCCAAGAATAAATCTCATGTTGGTCTGTTTAAAATTGAGGCGCAAATTTCTGCGTAATTGATTAATTGTGAATTCCATTTGGTATGAATGTGTAATTAACCGTTTTAGACGGCAAATGTTCATCTGGCCCCAATTTGAATGTGATGAGTGGAAATTATTGCGTAAGAAGGGTGATGCCCACCTGAAGGAGACCGATGAGGAAACCTAATACTGCTCCGATTAATTCTACAAAACGGAACTCTTTTGCCATTACCTGGTACAGGATGTCTTCCAGCTTATCGCTTGGAAAGGCTTTTACTTTATCGGTTACAATTTGCTCCAGATCGAGTTGGTTTTTCAGCGAGGCAGAGTATTCCTTCATCATTTTTGGAAAAAGGATCTCCAGCTCTTCCATAAAAATTCCTTTCAGCTTGTCAATGGTTTTGTCGCCTATAAACATGCTGATCATGGGCATACTTTCGCCCAGCTTTACCCGGAGGAAATGATCGATATGCGTTTCAACCTGTGGTAATATTTTTTGAAGATTCTCCGGTTTGTTGATCTTTTCTTCAATATCGGAGAAGGAGAGGAGCTCGTTACTCACCAACCGTCCCAGTTTTTCAGCAAACTGCTGTTGGCGTTTTGGAAAAATTCCCTGCACACGGATCCCTAGTATATTAACGGGATTGCGGGGGTGAAACAACATTTTAATTGCCACCCAGTTGGTGACCCATCCAATAAAGCCGGAGATAACAGGAATGATTAATAACCAGTAATTCATAATTTTTCCAATGGCTGCAAAGAACGTTTATTTTTTTAAAACTGCAGAAGTGATTTGCTTGGAAAACGGAATTCCATTACTTTTGCAATCGCTTAAATACGGAGGTTGTAGCTCAGTTGGTTAGAGCATCAGATTGTGGTTCTGAGGGTCGAGGGTTCGAAACCCTTCAATCTCCCCAAAAAAATTAATCCCTGCACAAGTAGTGCAGGGATTTTTTATTCATAATTTTTGTCAATGTTGTTATGTTATATAAAACAGCTTGAATTCGAAAACCTTCCATTACTGCAAGGCTTGGTTTTGTTTTTGCGCTGTTGCTTTTTCTGAAAGTGTACCCGGGGTATAACCGTATTCTTTTTTAAATGCTTTTGTAAAATTGGATACATCACTAAAGCCAATACTGTAACCGGCTTCTTTTGGTGTTACACCATTTGATATCAATTCTTTTGCTTTCTCCAGCCGTTGTTTGTTATAAAATTCATAGAGCCTGTAACCATACACTTGTTTAAAGCGTTGCTTTAATTTGGTGCCGCTCATTTGAGCGATCCGTGCCAACTTTGAAATAGAAGGGAACTTTTCAATTTCTTCATTAGCCAGCAGTTCTTCCACACTACGCAGGCGTTTTATATCCTCATCCGGAATGATCGTTTTGTTTTTGATCACCAACGAATCGTTCAGTTGCGTAGTAAAAAAGTATTCAAGTAAAATAATGATCCTGCTTTTCAATGCCAGCTTATCGGATTCGCTGCTGAGATTGGTTTCAAAAATCCGGTTTAGTTTTTCTTCCATCGCTTCATTGATGGGAAGTTTATCGATCAACTCCAATCCCTGGCGTGTTAATAATTCTACCTGCATTTTGGTGTTGCTGTCAAAATGTTCAGCGATCCATTGAGGAGAAAAATAAATACCCAACCGTTTCAATTTTGATCCGGCTCTGTAATTCACTTCCAGTTCTGTGTTGGTAGATGAAACAAAAATGTTACTCCGGATTTTATTGAGACTGTCTGTTAACGAATCTTTTTTATGCCGTAAACGGATATAGTCGCTGATGATGGTCCTGTTGAAAAAGATGAGCAACCCCATTTGATTATTACTGATGCGGTGAAGCGTGCAATCTTCATTCAGTTCTACATTCATCAACACATAAGAGAAGGAGCGGTCAATACTATCGGCAAAACAATAACCTTTGCCGAGCGTTTCGGGTAGCGTAAACAAATTATTCTTTGCATCGGTACCGGTTGCTTTGCAAAGTTCCTGTATCCAGGTTTTGAAGTTTTTCTGTTTAAATCGAAGAATCATCCGATGCTAAAGTACGGTAACGGTTTGAAATGTTATGTAGAACGAAATATGATAATTGATCATCAGTTCAGGCGTTGTTTAATTTCCTGCAGTTTTAACAACGCTTCAACCGGTGTGAGGCGGTTAATGTCCATTCCTTCCAGCATGGTACGTATTTCATCAAAAGTTTGCGAGTGGATGTCAAAAATATTCAACTGCATTTTTTGTGTGGGTAATTGTTTCAGTTGTTCTTTTATATCGCTGCTGCTTCGTTGGTCTTCGAGTTGTTTGAGGATTTCGTTGGCACGGTTGATCAGCGACAAAGGCATGCCCGCCATTTTTGCTACATGGATACCAAAGCTATGTGTGCTGCCACCGGGTGCCAGTTTGCGTAAAAAGATCACCTTGTTTCCCACTTCTTTATTGGTAATATGATAATTCTTGATCCGTGGAAATTTTTCTTCCAGCTCATTCAGTTCATGATAATGGGTGGCAAATAATGTTTTAGGTTGAAAGGTTGATTGATGTAAAAATTCGGCAATGCTCCACGCAATGGAAATGCCATCGTAAGTAGAAGTACCTCTGCCAATTTCATCTAACAGAATTAAACTTCTTGCCGACAGATTATTGATGATGCTGGCGGTTTCATTCATTTCCACCATGAATGTACTTTCGCCGCCGCTCAGGTTATCGCTGGCACCAACCCGTGTAAAAATTTTATCGGTTAGTGGAATGCTGGCTGCCGATGCCGGTACAAAACTTCCCATGTGTGCCATCAATACAATTAATCCTGTTTGACGCAGCAATGCACTTTTACCACTCATGTTCGGGCCGGTGAGAATAATGATCTGCTGTTGTTCTTTATCCAGCAACAGATCGTTTGAAATATAGGGTTCACCAACCGGAAGGTTACGTTCAATTACGGGATGGCGTGCATCTTTCAACACAAGCTCGGCACCATCCTGTATTTGCGGACGAACATACTTGAACTGCAATGCATTTTCTGCAAAGCAACCAATGCAATCAAGAATGGCCATTACTTGCCCATTGGTTTGAATAGGACCAATATATTCCTGCAGTTCGATCAATATTTTTTCAAACAACTCGGTTTCTATCTTCAGGATCTTTTCTTCAGCACCAATAATTTTTTCTTCGTATTCTTTTAGCTCCGGTGTAATATAACGTTCAGCATTGGCAAGCGTTTGTTTCCGTGTCCACTCAGCCGGCACTTTATTTTTGTGCGTATTTGTTACTTCTAAGTAATAACCAAACACATTGTTGAATGCAATTTTCAACGAGGGGATGCCTGTTGCTTCACTTTCACGCTGCTGTATTTCCAGCAAATATTCTTTGCCATGATGGGCAATTCGTCGAAGCTCATCTAATTCACTGTTGATGCCATCACGGATCACATCACCCTTACTGATCATCACTGGTGGATTCTCCACTACTTCATTCAGAATTTTTTCAGCGATATAATGGCAGGGGTTAATGGTGTCACTTAAACGTTTGAGATAGTTGTTCGAAGAAGTGTTGCATTGTTCTTTGATCTTTTCTGCAAATCCCAATCCTTTTGCCAAATGAAGAATTTCTCTTGGGTTGATCTTCTTCAATGGAAGTTTTGCAACCAGTCGTTCCACATCGCCACACTGTTTGATCAATAATTGCAATTGCTTTTTTAATTCCGGTTCCAGTATCATTGATTGAACAGCATCCAATCGTTCATTGATGCGTTCTTTGTCTTTCAATGGCAACACCATCCAGCGGCGCATTAACCGGGCGCCCATGGGTGAAACAGTATTGTCTAACACTTTCAATAATGAGTTACCTCCATCGGCATTACTTCCCAGTAATTCAAGATTGCGGATGGTGAAACGATCCATCCATAAATAATCTGCTTCATCTAAACGTTGCAGCGAAGTAATATGATTAAGGTTGGGATGCTCGGTATCACGCAAATAATGTAACACAGCACCTGCTGCAATACTGCCGAGTGTGAATGTTTCTATTCCAAACCCTTTCAGTGAATGTGTTTGAAAATGTTTCAGCAGCAACTCTGTTGTATATGCTTCACTAAAGATCCATTCTTCTAAGTGATAGGTATAAAACTTAGTACCGAAATGTTCTTTAAATTGTTTTTGTTTGTTACGTTGAAAAACAACTTCAGCAGGTTTCAAGCTTTGCAATAGTTTATCAGCATACTCCCTGTTTCCTTCCGCTACAAAAAACTCACCCGTACTGATATCAGTAAACGCTAAACCGTATTGCTCATTCTCTTCATGAATAGCCGCAAGAAAATTGTTGCTGTTATGTTCAAGCAACTTATCGCTGGTAGCTGTGCCGGGAGAAAGTAATTCTGTTACGCCACGTTTTACAATTCCTTTTGCCTGCTTGGGATCTTCTAACTGATCACAAATAGCAACACGATGGCCGGCTTTTACCAGTTTATGTAAATAGGTGTCTAATGCATGGTGCGGAAAGCCGGCAAGTTCATTACTGTCGACAGAGCCATTGTTTCGTTTGGTTAATGTAATACCAAGCACACGTGAAGTAACGATGGCATCTTCACCAAATGTTTCATAAAAATCACCTACCCGGAATAATAAAATTGCATCAGGATATTTTGCCTTGATCGCTTTGTGTTGTTGCATCAATGGAGTATCTCCGCCTGCTTTTGCCATGGCGGCAAAAATAAGGAAGCCCCTTGTTCAGTAAGCGATTAATTGTTCAGACTTTTCTTACAGGTACTCGATCTCATATTCAATTTCTGCAAAAGCAGCAAACATGGCGCTTACACCACAGTACTTTTCCTTCGACATGGTTACGGCCTTTTGTACTTTTTCCTGATCTTCTTCTTTTACCTTGATCTTATAAGTGATCTTCACCCATTCGTATGTTTTGGGTGTTTCATTGGTGAGATCAGCTTCAACATCCATGCTGAAATCGCTGAACTCCACACGCATTTTGTTCAAGAGGCCTACTACATCAATGCCGGTACAGCCAGCCAGAGAGGAAAGCATCAGCTTTTTGGGGCGTGGTCCCATATTGGTTCCACCGTTCTCTTCAGTTGTATCTATAATAATGGTATGATTGTCGAGGTGGCTTGTGAATCGCATGCCGCCTTCAAAACGGGTCGTAACTACATGATCTGCCATAAAAACCTGAATTTTAGCGCAAACCTATGGAAATATGGCGCACATTTGCAATTCTGCACAAAAGGGCGGTAAAAAAGGGGAAAGAAAAATGTGATTTAATTTCCTTTTTTTAGTCGAATTCTCCTACCTTTGCCGTCCAAAAAATTTGTATCATGGCTAGAGTTTGTCAGCTTACAGGAAAAGTGCCGGTTGGTGGAAACAAGGTGTCGCACTCAAATATTAAGACCAAGCGTCGTTTTTTACCGAACCTGCAAACCAAGCGTTTCTTCCTCGCTGAAGAAGATAAGTGGGTTACGCTGAAGGTTTCTACAGAAGCGATCCGTACAATCAATAAAAATGGTTTGTACAGCGTGGTGAAAGAGTTAAGAGAAAAGGGAGTACATATTTAAGAAACATATTTTAAACAGAGCACAATGGCAAAGAAAGGTAATCGTGTTCAGGTAATCCTGGAGTGTACAGAGCACAAAACATCGGGTCAGGCCGGTACTAGTCGCTATATCACTACCAAGAATAAAAAGAACACACCTGAGCGTTTGGAGTTGAAAAAATTCAACCCGATCCTGAAAAAGGTAACTACGCACAAAGAAATCAAATAATGTGTTTCGTACACATTTGAATTACTCAAACTAATAACCTCCGGGTTAAAAATTAAGAAGTCATGGCAAAAGCAGCTTCAAAGAACGCAAAGATCAAAGACGCTAAAGCAGCGGCTGAATCAAAAAACTGGACAAAAGTGATCCGTGCTGAACGCAGCCCGAAGTCAGGTGCATACACGTTCAAAGAACAAATTGTGCACAAGGACAAGGTGAAAGATTACCTGGCCACAAAATAACTTATACCTGATCAGTATATTCAAAGCTGTTCCAAGTTGACCAAACATGGAGCGGCTTTGTTGTTTTTATACACTGCGTGTTTCATTGTAATATTGTAAAAACGGAATCATGGGTTTTTTTGGAAAATTATTCGGTAAGAAAGAAAAAGAAAGTCTCGACCAGGGTTTGGAAAAAACCAAAGAAGGATTTTTAGGAAAGATCGCCAGAGCTGTTGCGGGTAAAAGCACTGTTGATACAGAAGTGCTCGATAACCTGGAAGAAGCATTGGTAAGTGCCGATGTAGGCATTGAAACAACCGTTGCCATTATTGAACGCATTGAAGCAAGGGTAGCAAAAGACAAATACATCAACACATCCGAGCTCAATTCCATTCTTCAACAGGAAATTGAAAGCATGTTGGTGGATGCGCCGGCTGATACAACCTATTCCAACTTTGATCTTCCAAAAGGTAAAAAGCCGTTTGTGTTAATGATCGTAGGGGTAAACGGAGTGGGTAAAACAACTACTATCGGAAAACTGGCACACCATTTTACCCAAGCGGGTAAGAAAGTGATGCTGGGTGCGGCCGATACCTTCCGTGCTGCAGCTGTAGATCAGTTAACGATCTGGAGCGAACGTGCAGGTGTACCAATTGTAAAACGGGAGATGGGCAGCGATCCGGCATCGGTTGCCTTTGATGCAGTGAGCAGCGCCGTGGCGAAGGATGTTGATATCCTCATCATTGATACGGCTGGCCGGCTTCATACCAAAACCCATTTGATGGAAGAGCTGAGCAAGATCAAACGTGTAATTCAGAAAGTGATCCCGGATGCGCCGCATGATGTGTTGCTGGTACTCGATGGGTCAACCGGGCAAAATGCGATTGAGCAGGCAAAGCAGTTTACAGCAGCTACCGATGTTACGGGGCTGGTGATCACCAAACTGGACGGTACTGCCAAAGGTGGTGTAGTGTTGGCAATTGCACATCAGTTTCAGATCCCGGTGAAGTTTATAGGTGTGGGAGAGAAAGTGGAAGATCTGCTGGTATTCGACAAACATGAGTTTGCCGACAGTTTGTTTAGTATCAAATAAGGTCGAATAGCAACAATACAAACAGTCGCTAAAAATAAAAACCTCCTGTAATCAGGAGGTTTCTTTTTTGATTCGCTAGAATCTTATTTCTTCTTAGCGGCTTTTTTAGCAGCTTTCTTTTTAGGAGCAGCTTTTTTAGCAGCTTTCTTTTTTGGAGCAGCTTTCTTTTTAGGAGCGGCTTTTTTAGCGGCTTTTTTTGGAGCAGCTTTTTTAGCGGCTTTCTTTTTTGTTGCCATTTTTTGTAGAATTTAATGATTAGTAAAAAAACTTAACAGGGTAAAAATAAAAAAATTTTTTATTTAAAAAAATTTTTTTAAGCACCTGCTAAAACGGGGGCAACAGAAACAAACGTTTTATTGTCTTTTCCTTTTTTAAATTCTACGAGTCCATCAGCTAATGCAAAGATGGTAAAGTCCTTACCAACACCAACGTTTTTACCAGGATGATAAACCGTTCCACGCTGGCGGATAATGATGTTTCCGGCTGCAGCAGGTTGTCCGCCATAGATCTTTAC
This region of Lacibacter sp. H407 genomic DNA includes:
- a CDS encoding DUF4295 domain-containing protein, which codes for MAKAASKNAKIKDAKAAAESKNWTKVIRAERSPKSGAYTFKEQIVHKDKVKDYLATK
- the ftsY gene encoding signal recognition particle-docking protein FtsY codes for the protein MGFFGKLFGKKEKESLDQGLEKTKEGFLGKIARAVAGKSTVDTEVLDNLEEALVSADVGIETTVAIIERIEARVAKDKYINTSELNSILQQEIESMLVDAPADTTYSNFDLPKGKKPFVLMIVGVNGVGKTTTIGKLAHHFTQAGKKVMLGAADTFRAAAVDQLTIWSERAGVPIVKREMGSDPASVAFDAVSSAVAKDVDILIIDTAGRLHTKTHLMEELSKIKRVIQKVIPDAPHDVLLVLDGSTGQNAIEQAKQFTAATDVTGLVITKLDGTAKGGVVLAIAHQFQIPVKFIGVGEKVEDLLVFDKHEFADSLFSIK
- the rpmA gene encoding 50S ribosomal protein L27 gives rise to the protein MAHKKGEGSVKNGRDSQSKRLGVKIYGGQPAAAGNIIIRQRGTVYHPGKNVGVGKDFTIFALADGLVEFKKGKDNKTFVSVAPVLAGA